In a genomic window of Glycine max cultivar Williams 82 chromosome 13, Glycine_max_v4.0, whole genome shotgun sequence:
- the LOC100776569 gene encoding probable 1-deoxy-D-xylulose-5-phosphate synthase, chloroplastic codes for MSLSAFSFPLHLRQTTPPSDPKTSSTPLPLSSHSHWGADLLTQSQRKLNQVKRRPHGVCASLSEMGEYYSQKPPTPLLDTINYPIHMKNLATKKLKQLADELRSDVIFHVSRTGGHLGSSLGVVELTIALHYVFNAPKDKILWDVGHQSYPHKILTGRRDKMHTMRQTDGLAGFTKRSESDYDCFGTGHSSTTISAGLGMAVGRDLKGDKNNVVAVIGDGAMTAGQAYEAMNNAGYLDSDMIVILNDNKQVSLPTANLDGPIPPVGALSSALSKLQSNRPLRELREVAKGVTKQIGGPMHELAAKVDEYARGMISGSGSTLFEELGLYYIGPVDGHNIDDLVSILNEVKSTKTTGPVLLHVVTEKGHGYPYAERAADKYHGVTKFDPATGKQFKSNAATQSYTTYFAEALIAEAEADKDIVGIHAAMGGGTGMNLFLRRFPTRCFDVGIAEQHAVTFAAGLACEGLKPFCAIYSSFMQRAYDQVVHDVDLQKLPVRFAMDRAGLVGADGPTHCGAFDVTFMACLPNMVVMAPSDEAELFHMVATAAAIDDRPSCFRYPRGNGIGVELPLGNKGIPLEIGKGRILIEGERVALLGYGSAVQSCLAAASLLEHHGLRATVADARFCKPLDRSLIRSLAQSHEVLITVEEGSIGGFGSHVVQFMALDGLLDGKLKWRPIVLPDCYIDHGSPVDQLSAAGLTPSHIAATVFNLLGQTREALEVMT; via the exons ATGTCTCTCTCTGCATTCTCATTCCCTCTCCATCTGAGACAAACAACACCACCTTCTGATCCTAAAACATCATCAACCCCTTTGCCTTTGTCTTCTCACTCCCATTGGGGTGCAGATCTGCTCACACAATCCCAACGCAAACTCAACCAG GTGAAAAGAAGGCCACATGGGGTATGTGCATCACTATCAGAAATGGGGGAGTATTATTCTCAGAAACCTCCTACTCCACTGTTGGACACCATAAACTATCCAATTCACATGAAGAATTTGGCTACCAAG AAACTGAAACAACTTGCGGATGAGCTGCGTTCTGATGTTATTTTCCATGTTTCTAGAACTGGGGGTCATTTGGGATCTAGCCTTGGTGTTGTAGAACTCACTATTGCCCTTCACTATGTTTTCAATGCTCCTAAGGACAAAATTTTGTGGGATGTTGGTCATCAG TCTTATCCTCATAAGATACTCACTGGTAGAAGGGATAAGATGCATACCATGAGGCAGACAGATGGATTGGCCGGGTTTACAAAACGATCTGAGAGTGATTATGATTGTTTTGGCACTGGTCACAGCTCCACAACAATATCAGCAGGACTGG GAATGGCTGTTGGGAGGGATCTGAAGGGAGACAAGAATAATGTAGTTGCTGTTATCGGTGATGGTGCTATGACGGCTGGTCAAGCTTATGAAGCCATGAACAACGCTGGATATCTTGATTCCGACATGATTGTTATTCTAAATGACAACAAGCAGGTCTCCCTACCAACTGCTAATCTCGATGGTCCCATACCACCTGTAGGTGCTTTGAGTAGTGCTCTCAGTAAGTTACAATCAAACAGACCTCTTAGAGAACTCAGAGAGGTTGCTAAG GGAGTCACTAAACAAATTGGTGGCCCAATGCATGAGTTAGCTGCAAAAGTTGATGAATATGCGCGTGGCATGATCAGCGGTTCTGGATCAACACTATTTGAAGAGCTTGGACTTTACTACATAGGTCCTGTTGATGGTCATAATATAGATGATCTTGTGTCCATTCTAAATGAAGTTAAAAGTACTAAAACAACTGGTCCTGTGCTGCTCCATGTTGTCACTGAAAAAGGCCATGGATATCCATATGCAGAAAGAGCAGCAGACAAGTACCATG GAGTTACTAAGTTTGATCCAGCAACTGGAAAACAATTCAAATCCAATGCTGCCACCCAGTCATACACAACATACTTTGCAGAGGCTTTAATTGCTGAAGCGGAAGCTGACAAAGACATTGTCGGAATCCATGCTGCAATGGGAGGTGGAACTGGCATGAATCTCTTCCTTCGCCGTTTCCCAACAAGATGCTTTGATGTGGGGATAGCAGAACAGCATGCTGTTACATTTGCGGCTGGTCTGGCTTGTGAAGGCCTTAAGCCTTTTTGTGCAATTTACTCATCATTTATGCAGAGAGCTTATGACCAG GTGGTGCATGATGTCGATTTGCAGAAGCTGCCTGTAAGATTCGCAATGGACCGAGCCGGATTAGTTGGAGCAGATGGTCCCACACACTGCGGTGCATTTGATGTCACTTTTATGGCATGCCTCCCTAACATGGTGGTGATGGCTCCTTCTGATGAAGCAGAGCTTTTTCACATGGTTGCAACTGCAGCTGCCATTGATGATCGACCCAGTTGTTTCCGATACCCGAGGGGAAATGGTATTGGTGTTGAGCTACCACTAGGGAATAAAGGCATTCCTCTTGAG ATTGGGAAGGGTAGGATACTAATTGAAGGAGAAAGAGTGGCCTTGTTGGGCTATGGATCAGCTGTTCAGAGCTGTCTGGCTGCTGCTTCCTTGTTGGAACATCATGGCTTGCGCGCAACAGTGGCGGATGCACGTTTCTGCAAGCCATTGGACCGTTCCCTTATTCGCAGCCTTGCCCAATCGCACGAGGTTTTGATCACTGTGGAAGAAGGGTCAATAGGAGGATTCGGATCTCATGTTGTTCAGTTCATGGCCCTTGATGGCCTTCTTGATGGGAAATTAAAG TGGAGGCCAATTGTTCTTCCTGATTGTTACATTGACCATGGATCACCGGTTGACCAATTGAGTGCAGCTGGTCTTACACCATCTCACATAGCAGCAACAGTTTTCAATCTACTTGGACAAACAAGAGAGGCACTAGAGGTCATGACATAA
- the LOC100775487 gene encoding sugar transporter ERD6-like 16, translating into MAIEKHEDVESGYLHEPFIQPEDAAAACKENGSDKSVKNGSIGMVLLSTLVAVCGSFTFGTCVGYSAPTQAAIRADLNLSLAEFSMFGSLVTIGAMLGAITSGRITDFIGRKGAMRISTGFCITGWIAVFFSKGSYSLDFGRFFTGYGIGVISYVVPVYIAEIAPKNLRGGLATTNQLLIVTGGSVSFLLGSVINWRELALAGLVPCICLLVGLCFIPESPRWLAKVGREKEFQLALSRLRGKDADISDEAAEILDYIETLQSLPKTKLLDLFQSKYVHSVVIGVGLMACQQSVGINGIGFYTAEIFVAAGLSSGKAGTIAYACIQIPFTLLGAILMDKSGRRPLVMVSAAGTFLGCFVAAFAFFLKDQSLLPEWVPILAFAGVLIYIAAFSIGLGSVPWVIMSEIFPIHLKGTAGSLVVLVAWLGAWVVSYTFNFLMSWSSPGTLFLYAGCSLLTILFVAKLVPETKGKTLEEIQACISS; encoded by the exons ATGGCAATTGAGAAGCATGAGGATGTTGAGAGTGGATATTTGCACGAGCCCTTCATTCAACCAGAGGATGCTGCTGCTGCTTGTAAAGAAAATGGATCAGATAAGAGTGTGAAAAATGGATCCATTGGAATGGTTTTGCTTAGCACACTTGTTGCTGTTTGTGGTTCTTTCACATTTGGAACTTGT GTGGGCTATTCAGCACCCACTCAAGCGGCTATCAGGGCAGATCTTAATCTCTCTCTTGCTGAG TTTTCCATGTTTGGTTCATTAGTGACCATTGGTGCAATGCTTGGAGCTATAACCAGCGGCAGGATTACAGATTTCATTGGCCGCAAAGGG GCAATGAGGATTTCAACAGGATTTTGCATTACAGGATGGATAGCTGTCTTCTTCTCTAAG GGTTCTTACTCCCTTGACTTCGGAAGATTTTTCACAGGTTACGGCATTGGAGTTATCTCATACGTG GTTCCTGTATATATAGCAGAAATAGCACCCAAAAATCTTCGAGGAGGACTAGCAACAACAAATCAG CTTTTGATTGTTACTGGAGGGTCAGTCTCATTCTTATTAGGAAGTGTTATAAATTGGAGAGAACTTGCATTAGCGG ggCTAGTGCCTTGCATTTGCTTGCTGGTTGGTTTGTGCTTTATCCCTGAGTCCCCCAGATGGCTG GCTAAGGTTGGCCGTGAAAAAGAATTTCAACTAGCTTTAAGTAGACTTCGGGGTAAAGATGCTGATATTTCTGATGAAGCTGCTGAAATTCTG GATTATATTGAAACTCTTCAAAGTCTTCCTAAGACTAAGCTGTTGGATTTGTTCCAAAGCAAATATGTGCACTCTGTAGTT ATTGGGGTCGGCTTAATGGCATGTCAACAATCTGTTGGAATTAATGGCATAGGATTCTACACAGCTGAGATTTTTGTAGCAGCTG GACTTTCTTCAGGAAAAGCTGGTACCATAGCATATGCTTGTATACAG ATTCCATTTACATTATTGGGAGCCATTTTGATGGACAAGTCTGGAAGAAGACCTCTTGTAATG GTTTCCGCAGCTGGGACATTCTTAGGTTGCTTTGTTGCTGCCTTTGCTTTCTTTCTCAAG GACCAAAGCTTATTGCCTGAGTGGGTACCTATATTAGCATTTGCTGGCGTTCTG ATCTACATAGCAGCATTTTCAATTGGGCTCGGATCAGTTCCATGGGTGATAATGTCTGAG ATATTTCCCATACATTTGAAGGGGACTGCTGGAAGCTTGGTGGTTTTGGTGGCTTGGCTAGGAGCTTGGGTAGTTTCATATACTTTCAACTTTCTTATGAGCTGGAGTTCTCCTG GTACATTGTTTTTGTATGCTGGATGTTCCCTCTTAACTATTCTATTTGTAGCAAAATTAGTCCCAGAAACCAAAGGAAAAACTTTGGAAGAGATCCAGGCTTGTATTAGTTCATAG
- the LOC100776034 gene encoding squamosa promoter-binding-like protein 7 translates to MEPLSLPPLPVMDDAEDPSSIWDFSYLLDFDLDDQDIIINNNNSLPLPLNDHPAPSEIPQNDRVRKRDPRLTCSNFLAGRVPCACPELDAILEDEGLPGKKRARTARASASARCQVPACEVDISELKGYHRRHRVCLRCANAATVMLNGEAKRYCQQCGKFHVLSDFDEGKRSCRRKLERHNTRRRRKPTADSGGATHSELLQPVAENEENNYDVEAGKDCSNLSTDINDVGVSLDLEDEPAPIPSSAPEAQNINSDSVVSLAVSGETRVNSGNTSNSPSYCDNKSAYSSMCQTGRISFKLYDWNPAEFPRRLRHQIFQWLASMPVELEGYIRPGCTILTIFIAMPNIMWINLLKDPLEYVHDIVAPGKMLSGRGTALVHLNDMIFRVMKDGTSVTNVKVNMHAPKLHYVHPTYFEAGKPMEFVACGSNLLQPKFRLLVSFSGKYLKCEYCVPSPHSWTEDNISCAFDNQLYKIYVPHTEESLFGPAFIEVENESGLSNFIPVLIGDKKICTEMKTLQQKLDVSLLSKQFRSASGGSICSSCETFALSHTSSSDLLVDIAWLLKDTTSENFDRVMTASQIQRYCHLLDFLICNDSTIILGKILPNLIILTESMKSNVVINRTSDVDIMQLLNHIHNARNAVYQKHPKSESIIVHSEMKGFILAQGCSQDNKLSVAINSQGIQSRADEKWGVLKVKSPTSNEKMERIPLLKRDIIMSMEELPERYGRRCLGRGFLTFRPAIFVLVSVAVCLGVCVAVLHPGRVSELAVSVRRCLFNY, encoded by the exons ATGGAACCCCTGTCTCTCCCTCCTCTCCCAGTCATGGACGACGCCGAAGACCCTTCCTCCATTTGGGACTTCTCTTACCTCCTCGACTTCGACCTCGACGACcaagatattattattaataacaacAACTCTCTCCCTCTTCCCTTAAACGACCACCCCGCTCCAAGCGAGATCCCTCAAAACGACAGGGTCCGAAAGCGCGACCCGAGGCTCACATGCTCCAACTTCCTCGCGGGTCGGGTCCCCTGCGCCTGCCCCGAACTCGACGCGATACTCGAGGACGAGGGTTTGCCTGGCAAGAAACGCGCCCGCACCGCGCGTGCATCTGCATCCGCTCGCTGCCAGGTCCCTGCCTGCGAGGTCGATATCTCAGAGCTGAAAGGGTATCACCGCCGACACAGGGTTTGCTTGCGCTGCGCTAATGCCGCCACCGTTATGCTCAACGGCGAGGCCAAGAGATACTGCCAACAGTGTGGAAA GTTTCACGTTTTGTCGGATTTCGACGAGGGTAAACGGAGCTGTAGAAGGAAGTTAGAGCGGCATAACACCAGAAGGAGAAGAAAGCCTACGGCGGATTCTGGAGGGGCTACTCATAGTGAACTACTTCAACCTGTTGCCGAAAACGAGGAAAACAATTATGATGTGGAAGCTGGAAAAG ATTGTTCGAATTTGAGTACCGATATCAACGACGTTGGAGTGTCTCTGGATCTTGAAGATGAACCGGCTCCCATTCCGAGCTCGGCTCCTGAAGCCCAGAATATTAATAGTGATAGTGTTGTGTCTTTGGCTGTTTCTGGTGAAACGCGAGTGAATAGTGGGAACACTTCCAATTCGCCTTCTTATTGTGACAATAAGAGTGCCTATTCGTCTATG TGCCAAACAGGTCGGATTTCTTTTAAGCTTTATGATTGGAATCCTGCGGAATTTCCTAGAAGGCTACGACATCAA ATATTCCAATGGTTGGCAAGTATGCCTGTGGAGTTGGAGGGATATATCCGCCCTGGGTGTACGATCCTGACAATTTTTATTGCAATGCCTAACATCATGTGGATAAAT TTACTGAAAGACCCTTTGGAGTATGTGCATGATATTGTTGCTCCTGGAAAGATGCTATCTGGAAGAGGCACTGCACTAGTTCATCTGAATGACATGATCTTCCGTGTTATGAAAG ATGGAACTTCTGTGACGAATGTCAAGGTAAACATGCATGCACCGAAGCTTCACTATGTTCATCCCACATACTTTGAGGCTGGCAAACCTATGGAGTTTGTTGCTTGTGGAAGTAACTTACTGCAGCCTAAGTTTCG GCTTCTTGTATCGTTTTCTGGAAAGTATCTGAAATGTGAGTATTGTGTGCCTTCTCCACATAGCTGGACTGAAGACAACATTTCTTGTGCTTTTGACAATCAGTTATACAAGATATATGTTCCTCATACAGAGGAAAGTCTCTTTGGGCCTGCATTTATTGAG GTGGAGAATGAATCTGGTTTATCAAACTTTATTCCTGTACTCATTggggataaaaaaatttgtactgAAATGAAGACACTGCAACAAAAATTAGATGTATCTCTCCTTTCTAAACAATTTCGGTCTGCATCTGGTGGTTCTATCTGTAGCTCATGCGAAACTTTTGCACTTAGTCACACATCATCATCAGACTTACTTGTAGATATAGCATGGTTGCTTAAGGACACCACTTCAGAAAATTTTGACAGAGTGATGACAGCTTCACAAATTCAAAGATATTGCCATTTGTTGGACTTTCTGATATGCAATGATTCAACAATCATTTTGGGAAAAATATTACCAAATTTGATAATCTTGACAGAAAGCATGAAATCCAATGTTGTAATTAATAGGACAAGTGATGTTGACATAATGCAACTCCTGAATCACATACATAATGCTAGAAATGCCGTATATCAGAAACATCCGAAAAGTGAAAGTATAATTGTGCACTCTGAAATGAAAGGCTTTATACTTGCTCAGGGCTGCTCCCAAGATAACAAGCTATCAGTTGCAATTAACAGCCAG GGTATCCAGTCGAGAGCAGATGAGAAGTGGGGAGTACTGAAAGTGAAAAGTCCAACTTCTAATGAGAAAATGGAAAGAATACCACTTTTGAAGAGGGATATTATAATGAGTATGGAAGAGTTGCCTGAAAGATACGGGCGTCGATGTTTGGGCAGGGGATTCTTGACCTTTCGGCCAGCTATTTTTGTGTTGGTTTCGGTTGCTGTATGTCTTGGGGTATGTGTTGCCGTCCTTCATCCTGGTAGGGTTAGTGAGTTAGCAGTATCCGTTAGAAGGTGTTTGTTTaactattag